A stretch of Besnoitia besnoiti strain Bb-Ger1 chromosome III, whole genome shotgun sequence DNA encodes these proteins:
- a CDS encoding hypothetical protein (encoded by transcript BESB_047090) encodes MLVMSPGEQGDEAMLPVMASELAARSDAEGRTRSSSLGSSYDRAGAVLMRKVGDPDGDAVSPEDLTVEENHGQTQDLSRTSRIKRTAPSKKHNQTEKASARRRRYAVGAVLATVAVLAGLYGLRRYRQMRPIADKQTRTQAFIYLIGRRNASHRLAEALKKHIDDVEDRIEYQNSQLRFLKDDWSDVAFDDAMEVKDALVDMLNFLVERQKLATERAIALTVAENIAANDVSHVDVSSVAQAMRMRAVEEGRLDEAKLQARDFRAGADKIRRHYAPGVMELEQGLKDAEANGQPTGPLQQALYDANSRALERVVDHYLGRVDRLLPHMMEVPEADRIHLYAEEAELRPTAYVVHAKESISQAGRTDAKM; translated from the coding sequence ATGCTCGTTATGTCTCCTGGGGAACAGGGAGACGAGGCCATGCTGCCTGTCATGGCCAGTGagctggcggcgaggagcGATGCCGAGGGCCGTACGAGGAGCTCTTCTCTTGGTTCGAGCTATGACCGTGCGGGGGCAGTTTTGATGAGGAAAGTAGGAGACCCGGATGGGGATGCCGTCAGTCCTGAGGACTTGACTGTCGAAGAGAACCACGGGCAAACTCAGGATCTGTCGCGAACCTCCCGTATCAAGCGGACTGCCCCATCGAAGAAACACAATCAAACTGAAAAAGCGAGCGCTCGAAGGAGACGGTACGCTGTGGGCGCCGTGCTCGCGACAGTGGCTGTTCTTGCGGGACTGTACGGCCTCCGGCGATATCGGCAGATGCGGCCGATTGCTGACAAGCAGACTCGTACACAGGCGTTCATTTACCTGATTGGACGCCGGAACGCCTCTCATAGGTTGGCAGAAGCTCTTAAAAAGCATATTGACGATGTTGAAGACCGCATTGAGTACCAAAACTCGCAGCTGCGGTTCCTCAAGGACGACTGGTCCGATGTAGCCTTCGACGATGCCATGGAGGTCAAAGATGCGCTAGTAGACATGTTGAATTTCCTGGTGGAAAGACAGAAGCTCGCCACAGAGCGCGCGATTGCGTTGACTGTGGCCGAAAATATCGCCGCAAATGACGTTTCCCACGTGGATGTGAGCTCCGTCGCACAAGCGATGCGAATGCGAGCAGTAGAGGAAGGACGGCTTGATGAAGCTAAACTCCAGGCGCGTGACTTTCGGGCAGGTGCGGACAAGATAAGGAGACATTATGCACCGGGGGTAATGGAACTGGAGCAGGGTTTGAAGGATGCCGAAGCCAACGGACAGCCGACTGGGCCACTGCAGCAAGCTTTGTATGACGCGAATTCACGTGCGCTCGAAAGAGTAGTGGATCACTATCTGGGGCGGGTGGACCGGCTCTTACCGCATATGATGGAGGTTCCTGAAGCAGACAGGATCCACCTCTacgcagaggaagccgagTTACGGCCAACAGCATATGTGGTTCATGCCAAGGAATCGATTTCTCAAGCTGGAAGGACAGATGCGAAGATGTGA